The DNA window ctgctagcaaccttcagatgaagatgtagaactctcagctcctcctgcactgtgcttgcctggattctgccatgttctcaccttgatgataatggactgaacctctaaacctgcaaaccagccccaattaaatgttgtccttatgagagttgccttggtcatggtatctcttcacagcagtaaaaccctaactaaaatagccaaccctaggaaataaaaaaaaaaaaacaaaaaaacaaaaaaaccaaaacccaccaATTCTCAAGGTGGGGGGACCTCCCACCAAGGGCTCTCATAGCCCGGGGGAAATAAAGAAATCAGGCACCCAGAAACAATTGATAAATAAATCTGCCATCATTTGGTGAATGCCCTTCCTGAAACTGGCCCCATGAGAAGACCCTAAGGAATAATAAAGTCATCCTTTTCTGCTTCTGAGCCTTCTAGAGTCTAGGGGCTACTCAGTGAATCACAGGAGGTTTGGAAATGTTCTGAGCTCCATGCATGGCCTCTGACTCATCTCTCCACCTCACTTGTTGACCTATGGCAGAATTTTCACTGGGCACTCAGGAGACCGCAGAGAAGCTAAGCTATGGAAAGTTAACTATTAAACTTAGAGAAGGGCCTTCTCAGCTTGTTTTAAAGGTGGAGTTTTTGGAAAGAGGACTTGGCTAGGGATCACAACAGGATTCAGGCAGAGAATGGTGCTCCACTGGGCTTCAGGATCCAAACTTGGTCCTTTCTAGGTAAATGGTGTTGGGGGCAATCCCAGGAGCAATTATCGTCTATTGCTGAGTCTTGGCTTCTCCCCACTTGTTACCTCCTCTCTCTGAGATTGAATTCCCGTGTTTGGAGTGAGGCGGAGGCACTGCATAGAACCTCAACTGCACTTGGGGAAGCAGAGGGTAAGAAAGATcaagaggagagaggcagaagaatcaaagGCCTGTTGGGGGCATCCAGGAGTCCCAGATAGCCACAGCACTCCCTAAAATGCAATATTCACAATACAAATATCCCTTCTCTTGGGTTTTCCATCCCTACCAGTAACAGGATTGGGATGAGAAGAGAGGTCCAGGCCATAGTGAGATGCATACAATGTAAAACCATACAAAGTTAGCATAGAGTTCGGGGAAGCCCAGAGAACCACAGACTTCTCAGTGTATATCTTACCAGGACCTGAGAATCCTGTCTTGCTGAGGGCAGAAATTTCATTACTGCTTGGGGTCGGTGTGGTGTGGGAACACATCAAGGTCTCTTTCCCCCCGCCCCACCTTGGAGATGGGGCAGGCTCCTCCAGGTGTCTGTTCCAGTAGGATAagtgaggtggggaggggagcagaatgCAAAATCTGTCCTGGATGACGGATCATCAGTCACCTCTGGCACTTCACCCCAGGTTGGCTTCATAGGGGCTTTGAAAGAGGGTGGCATCTTATGATGTCATAGGGTAGTACTCCATGGTATGAAGATGATTCCCCGGGAGAAAAACCATAAAGTTCTATGAGAGATTTGTAAGTGTTTCATGAAAAGCAAATATATAGGTATCATCAAATAATTAAGTTTAATTGCTGTAGTAATTAAGCCAAAAAGTCCTAATTCTCAGGACCTTTTAGACACTAACATGACCCCATGACTCTAAGAAAGGGACATAATATGCAATGTCTTCCAAAGTGTATTTTAACAGGAAGCACTTTGGCACAGCATAGGTCAAGATTAATGgaacacaaaacacattttatattcTATATGTCACAGGGGAGACTCTCCAATGTCTTTGGTAGTTGTCTTCCAGTGTCATGCTCTGTGAGACCTCCCCATCACTCTGCACTTACTGATCATGGCTCTGTCAGGGCCCCATAACCTTCACTGtcttttgcttttctcctttctcctatgCAAATTTCCCAGGCCTCTGTCAGAAGTATTGGATTGGACAGAGAAGGCCCAGGGTGAAAGTGAAGCTGAAGGCCAAGACAAAGCAAGACTTGGAAGCACTCATTGGTTAGGGGTCGTGGAGAGAGAACAATGGAGTCAGAGGTGTTGGCCATCTTGCTATGGAGTTGGAGttgtctttcttttataagcagCCATCATTGGACGGGAAGAGGACAAACAGAGAGGGATATTTACAAgtgagaggcaaagagagagccAGAGGGCCAGAGGGCTCCACCCACGGAAGAGCCACAGCCTGCCAAAGtggctccctctgccttcagcagCAGTTCTCCCTTCATGGGAGGTTGTGGGTTCCCAAACTTGGTTCCATCAGACTCTACAAAATGGTTTCCCTCCAGCCTGGTAGCCCCCGGCTGATGTCGGGAGATGAGGGTCACTGAAGGGAAGCCATAGGTCTCTAGCCCAGGAGGCTGCCCAGCCTCAGAAGCTTCCAGAATAAGATCCACATCTGAGAAAGCCACCAGCGCTTGGGTGGAGTCGCAGGAGCTCTTCTCCAGCTCACCGGCTGCAGCGTAGGCTAGGGGCCCTGGGGACCGAGGGCTTGGCCAGAGCCGCCGAAGGTCATCCCGGAAGTGAGGGTTGAAGAGCAGGTAGAGCAGTGGgttgaggcaggcaggcagaggcagcaccACCAGAAGGACTGACTTGACAGCCTCGGGGGTGACAGGGAAGAGGCCCAGCATAGAGGCAAAGCTGAGGAAGGCCACGGGGCAGTAGAGGAGGCCATCTGCAAAGATGAGCCAGGCCACGTGGCGCACCATGGCGCAGTCCCACACGGCCTCAAAGTCACCCCGTGGCAGGTCACAGTAGAGCTTGATGTAGGCGCCGGCCACCACCAGGAAGCAGAGCGAGTTCATCATCACCAGGGCTACAGCGAAGCCCAGGGCAGCCGGCCGGCCCTCGGGTGGGGCGTAGGGCAGGCAGAGTGGGGAGGCGCCATACTCTCCCACCGAGGCCAGCGGCAGTGCTGCGGCCAGCCCGGCCAGCGCCAGGCATCCCAGTGCGCCTGCGCGGACGCTGCCAGGCGACGGCGCCTTCCCGTAGGCTCGGACGCAGGTCACGGAGATGCTGCACTGCACGGCCGCCAGTGTGAGCAGCAGCACCGACGCCTCTgaacccaggacagccaggaagccCGTAGCCTGGCAGCCCAGACCGCTCTCCCAGCGGGCTCCATACTCAGCGAACTGACCATAGGTCAAGGCGTCCACCGAGGCCAGGAGACCACAGGAAATGCCCGACAGGGCGTTGGCGCCTGCCATCGCACCCACCACAAGCTTGACGGGGGACAGCGGGCTGGGTCCGCTGGCAAAGACTGTCAGCAGCACCAGCCCGTTACAGAGTACGGAGAGTAACACGATGGCCCACACAGCAAGGCGGATGCCCCAGCTCTCAAAGAGGTGCTCGCAGGGCTTGAAGGGGCCTGTGTGAGAGAGGAGCAGAGATAGATGTAAGCCCAGAGCCAGAGCTGCCAGAACCCAGCTCACTGGTAAAGCCATGATCAGACAACTCCTAACTCAAAGGAGACCAACAGGAGAGAATTTCTGTCTCAGAAATAGAGACTTGAAaactcgaaaaaacaaaaacaaaacaaaaacctcccgaaaggaaaaaaaaaaaaaaaaaacctcccgaAAATGGGGTGGGAGAACTAAGAGGAAGCTGGgaagaaaaatacacagaaatagaTGCGTGATGCAGTGCAAACCCAGACCCGAGGAAATGCTAAGAAATTTAGTCTTCCTAAAGGAACACGATTTGGAGAGATAGAAGGAACAAACTGTCCGACAGAAGCGAAGAGACGTTCAGGCGAGAGCAAAGGCAGAGTGAGGCGCTGTCCAGAGTCAACTACTTTATGGTGGTGACTCTGCCCAAGCCATCATTGACATTTCCACGGTTGGTCGAGAAGTCCTGAGTAGACTTATTAGGCTGGTTCTCCCTTGCTTTGAGTACACTTCATGTTTATCGTGCAATCAGTATTTGGAAGACAAAGGGCATAATCGAAATATAGAAAACTTTGCCAAGTATAGCAGTTCCCATCTATAATCTCAACActtagggagctgaggcaggaggggatgtgtgtgaggctagcctgagatgaTAGTGAGACCCtaactaaaaacaaagaaaaaatactttgaaCTTCTCAAATTTTCCAACTGGACCCCAGAGTAGATTGGTCAGATCCTGGCGTCTTTCCATCTCTTTCCCCAATGCTATTCTTAAGTCACCTTGTAACTTTTGGGCATagtatttcttcatttcctttggcTCTAGACTTGTTTTTCAATGTATTGCTAGGTGGCTGGGGAATTTAACAGATTTCTGTGGGAGctattttagaaaacatttttctgaTTATGAAATAATAGGTGGAAATTTGAAAATATAGCATGGCAAAATTTAAACTGTATGGCCTCACCTCTCAAATAGAACTCCTTATTTTGGCATATTTCCTtttaggttttatatatatatttaaaataagttgGGATTTTATTCTCCTTAAATTAAGCTTTGCATGCTCCCttacaatctcaaaaaacaaaacaaaacaaaacaaaaaaagaccccaCATATTTTTAATGGCTGTATAACTATTCCGCATCAATTTATCTGACAATTTGTGTGAGCTATTTTAAAAGCAAGTTCAAGTTGGACCTTGTTTTCCAGAACTTTCTCTTTCACCTCATCCTTGTTTGTTGCTGATTTTCAGACATGAAATTCTCGAGGCAGAGCCACTGAAGCACCGGTTTCCTAGCAAAATACACGTCTGCTTCTTTCCCTCATCCACCACTAGAGGGTGCACTTTGCCGCTAAGCGCTAAAAGCTTGTCAGAAGCAAGGTCAAGGCTGAAAGCTTTCTGGGCAAAGAAAGGTTTTAAGCCAAAGAAATCTGGAAATCTGGAAAACGAAGGTGGGATGAAATAAAAACAGCTAACTGTTtgtaattttgtgtttattttgaacATCTCTTGGCCCACACAGCACTGTGCTGTCTTCTGGCATGGCCTGCTGGTGTTTTAatgttttggtttggcttttttgagacaggtccccactatgtagctctggatgtcctggaactcgagacgtagaccaggctggcctcaaacttagagatctgtgtgcctctgtgtcctgagtactgggattaaaggcacacactacCATTCCTGGCTCCGTTCACATTTTATACACAGGGAAGGGACTCTACTCACTTAAAATCGAACAAATGAAAAACTTAGGTTGTTTGGCATCAAGAAAAAAgagcccctcccctttctttccagCAACCTGGCTCTCATGGCCCCAGGTTAGACTCCAGAGGAGGCTTTCCTGGCTCTAAGGAAGTACTTTAGGAATTATCCAAAATTGTTCCACTCTAGAAGACGTTAGTAAAGAGATTTCACTCTTCTCGGGATAGAGCAGGTGATCTTTCAGAGCTTCTCCTGGCCCTATGagtctgtggtatgtgtgtgtgtttgagggcaTGCTCAAAAAGTAGCCCCAGCAATGACATCAAGACATCCCtcacttctcttcttctctctcccatgaGAACAACTTACTCCTAGATGCATAACCTTTGATTTGGCTGAATTGGGAAGGCTGCTTGACCTTTCCCAACCCTGCTGCTTCCCCTGTATAGAcaccaagagaaaaaaattccaaccCCTCCTGACAGGGATtataccccacctcacccccgcAGGTTGAGCTTTGGGCAAAGAAAATATCTGCAACATAGACTGTAGACACGCTAAAGTGGTTTCTCACCCAGGCAATCGGGTGTCTGctccccagccccccagcccTCCAGCTCCATCTCACCTGGAACAGGGCTGCACTGGACACTGGGGTGTGGCTTTGAGTCCTCTGTCCCCATCTGGAGCTCATCCAGGTCTAGGTCATCTAAGAAGGGAAGACAGAATATGTCTAGAGttctgggtgtctgtgtctgccaTTAAAGCTCCACTTTTAACTGACAAAAGTTAATGTCTTTTATTTAAGCTGCTATCTCTCTATCTAACTGTTCAACACTGCTTATTCAACAGCCCTGCTATTTCTACTCTTGGGTGCCAGCATTTGGACAGCTACATGTTCTCCACTTGCGGGTATTGTATACATCTAGTTCTCTGCAAGGGACATTTCACTCTCCGCTATTCTGCATTTCCTTGTGCCTAGTCATCTTTAGCCCATGAGTGCTACACAGAGTGTGGCTCGTGGCTGATCTAATAAAGAGAGCTAGTGATGACACAGTTCTTCTTCAAACTGTCCCGTGGTTACATAGTTCCTCCTCGAGCTAGCCTATCATTGCTGTTCCATGTCCTATTATGAACACCGCACATGAAGAAGAATGTTGGAAACTGGGAGAAAGTGGTACATGCCttgagtcccagcactggggaggctgaggcaggtggatttctctgagttcaaggccagtctggtctagagagtgagatCAAAGacagccgggggtggggggggagaaagaggtggtggtgggaggaggaggaggaatgttgATGCTGGGCATGGGAGGACATGCCTGTGATTTCAGGATTTGTTAGGTAGAGGgagttcaggagttcaaggtcatcttcacctACAAAGCAAGTGTGAAgtaagtctgggctacatgaaacctttCTCAATAGCaaacatgaagacttgagttcagagcctcagcagacacatgaaagccaggcacagtggcatgcATCTGTGCCCTAGCACAGGTGGGACCCACAGATGGAGAGGACGGGGTTGAGATGGGGAGGCTGGGGTtgagggagacaggaggatccctctATCTCCCAGCCAATCAGTCTAGCCAATCCGtgatctctggcctcagtggaaggcCTAGTCTTAGAACATAAGGTggaaagcaatagaggaagacgtGCCCTATAGCCACATaaatctatatacacacacacacacacacacacacacacacacacacacacacacacacacacggtttctGCACTGAGGCTGATGTCTGAGATCTTATCAGCTCCCTCCATCACAGGAGAAGAAGTGGATGACTTTGCTTGGCCTCCCCCATCTTTGGCTCACAAAGTCAGGTTCCTGTGTAGCCCTTTCCTCCCCGCTTACACAGGTAAGCATCTGCTAGGAGTTTCCCAGAAGACTGGAATATTGTGGAGCTGCCCTTGACCTAGCCAGCTTCAGGGCGGGTGGAAGGCCAGAGTGTCCCCACTGTGTCCTGgcatttccttttcctcctctaccTTTCATTCCCCACCTGCCCACTTGCTCCAGAAAGGATTTCAGTGACTCTTTAAAATCAAAATGCCTGAATGAAATACAAGAGGTGAGACCTACAGACCGTCTGAGCTGGGAAAGTCACGGCCAAGGTGTTAAGTAACCACTCTTCAAATGAGGAGGAAATCGAATCTGGCTGCAACAGCAGCTCCTGGCTTTCTTTCTGCTCCTTTGCTTTCACAGGAAGTAGGGGGCCCTGCCCCAGCTCCTGttacaggcagcaggcagcccaCTAACTCAACAGGCCCGTGGTTCTCCAAGACCTAAACCCAGCGGAAAGTTTCACCTTGTGGAAGGaaaatttccatttctctttccagCCCCCTTTTACTCCCCCAAGGAGTATGCAGCAGACATCCGGGACTGTCCCTGGGGGATAGCTGTCTGCTGGCCCTGCAGTTGccgggctcctcctcctcctcctcttgggaGTCTGTACACTCTTTGGGAGATGCTTCTGACCTGTTTCCATTCACTAGGAGGGATGTTCTCAGAGATTCCCCGGGCACTACAGGATTTGACTGTATTCCACAATCTGGGTTCTGGATTATACAGTGACACTGTCTCCACTGGACTAACATACTTTGCCTTGCATGGAACCCTCCAGTCCTTCCTCACAACCACTGAGAAATGTATGATCTGTTTTTACTGAGAGATAAGGAAGTTAAGGTCAGCCTAAAATATGTCGAAGGGAACCCAAATGGAACATGGTGTCACTGGGCTTGGACTGAGTTCTGTCTACACTATAACACCAGCATGAGATGCTGTAAGTGAGCCTCATGTAGCCCGGACTAGCCTTAACCCGATTATGTAGATTATGATAACTTCAAACACCTGAACTTCCTACCCTCCCCATGGACCTGCTGGATTCCTGGTGTGTGTggcagcaccacacccagctttagaTTTAATTTTTCCTGTTCAGCTTCTCTGAGACACTAGGAGAAGTTCAAGATGAAAAATTAAATCTCAACAGGCAGGACTCCTTTCTCTATCCTAACTGTACTTGTGGTGGGAACACAGGGCCTGGGGAGAGGAAATCAGCCTTCGTTCCCTTCTCCCAAGACATACTTTATAGATAACCCCtcagaacctctctctctctctctttctctctctctctctctctctctctctctctctctctcacacacacacacacacacacacacacacatacacacacacacacatcagctacCTACATCCAACTTTGTTTTTacccccaactcttccagaaaaagaaaatatatatatatttgactcAAGACAACCTATTCACTCAGCAGGGCCATGTGCTCGGTGGCCACTTAAATTTCACACTTGAACTCACAGGAAGAACGGAGGCAAAGGACATCAGCCTTGGGAGTAATACTCTCTTGCAATGTCCTGTTTAGTTCTAGGATACAGAGTAAGGCTATCCCTGTCCCCCAGAAACAGGGTTAGTTCAATTAATTTAATACCATCATCATTAGTTGCTGCGCCAATTAATTGTCTTCTGAGGACAACCAAAAGGTGAAGGACTGCAAGGGGTGACCACTAAGACAAAGCGATGGCCCACGGGGCAGGAAGAGTCAGAAGGGGCGGCACGCATGAGGGGACTCCAAAGGCCAGGAAGGTGTTGCTATTTCGGTTCCCATCCTTACGATCATTCTTTTTCAACAAGTGTTCTTGAGTATGCAAAGAGTAGGCCACTTCCTTCGGGGTCACAAGGATCCCTACTAATACTTCtctcaacctcccttctagagtcctctcctcagcccccaacccccacagccCAGGTCCCCAGACACtcacagtggttctcagcttgtCCAGCAAGGAGACCCAGGGGCCTCTTTggtgcctcctcttcctctggatGAAAGTCCTCGGCCTGCCACTGCCCAGAGGTCTTGAAGAAGCTGGCACAGATGCCGTAGGCACAGCACTGGTAGGCGTAGGGCACCTCCAGGATCCTAGGGTTGAGGAGAGAGAGGCTGCCTTAGTGTGTTTGGGATCTAAGACCTTAGTGTGGGTACCCTCAGCCCCTGGTCTTCAACCCCAGTGAGCCCTGTTCCCTCtcgagcagcggttctcaactttcctaatgctgagaccctttaatacagctccttatGCTGTGGTGACttgcaaccataaaattatctctgTTGACACTTCGTAGCTACTATtacaaatcataatataaatatctgtgtttctggtggttttaggtgacccctgtaaaGGGGTCATTCTACCCCAAAAAGGTTTGAGACCACAGGTTGAGAGAACCACAACTCTAGACATTTCTTTAGAGGAATCTTGAAGCCTGATTCCTGACCCCAAAGGACTCTGGAGAGATTGTAGtcttctttttattcagtttgagagggagagagaagcctTCTGCCTATTGGTTTAGAAGTCCCCACAGCAGGCTCAGAGGTGGTAGCAATTCCCCCAAGGCCACACAGCACCCAGGTATTCTGCTCCTCCTCAGCAGTAACTCTTGTCTAGCATTTAAGGAGGCAGTAAAGAGGCAGGGACTGGGGTGTGACTCAGCATGGAACACTTGCCTGGCAGGCACACGTCCCTTGGGCttgatcccaagtgctgggaggagggggacatggagccttttttatttttctttctcctttttcctttgtctttccttcccttcctctccttttcctccttccctccatcctttgttttcctttcaagacaggttttcatgtgatccaggctggcctcaaactccacctGTAGCCATGGATAACCACGAACTACCCATCTTCTTCCTTCCACCTTCAAGGTATGTAGGACCATGCACAACACCTACCTTTATGTTCCTTCTTTATGTCTGAGTGTGTACGTACATATGCCTATGCACAcaagcagagaccagaagagggtgtcaaggGCCCTCTTCTCTATTGCTCTCTGGCTCATTGAGAAAAGGTTTCTCTCTGAACTCTGCCTGTTTTCTTGGCTAACCTAGAAGCCAGCAAACTCAGgtaatctttctgtctctgtactcCTCGgaggtgggattacaggcatatatgGCATCCCAGCTTATTATATAGGTGCCATGATCCTAACTCCTACTATCAGAACTGTGCAGCAAGAGCTctgaactcctgagccatctctccaggttccttccttccttccttccttccttccttccttccttccttccttccttccttccttcctccctccctccctccctccctccctccctccctccttccctcctttctttctttctttctttctttctttctttctttctttctttctttctttctttctttctttctttctttctttctttctttctcatttttaagcAACAATTTCCCCAGTGACTCTTCACTCTTGTCTTCTGTGAAACCAACACCCTGTCCCCTGCCCAGCTCCTGGCATAACAGAACTGGATGCTGTGCCCTCTGAGAGTGAGGACAGATGCCTTGAGCATCTCATTAGCTTGCAGCAGACAAAGCTTGGGCCACACAGGCTGCTCTGCTGCCGCCACTCCACGGAGGAAGCCTGGATGTCATTAACACCAGGGACTGGCTGGCAGCTTGCTTTCCACTCATCAGTGCCCTGGGCTCTGCCCTGATTCTGTGCCTCAGATGATGCCTAAGTGAGGATGGGATCGCTAGGCTGTGGGAAGAACCCCTGCTCAGCTCACTTCTTCCCCAGGTCCCAGTGCCCTTAGATTGGTGGTTGGGATAGCGGGGAGGAGATAGAAGGGAATAGAGTCATGTCCCTGGTTAGCTGCTGACAGGAGATTACTGGAGCCAAACTCCAAGCTACCGGGCTATTCTCAGGGTGAGACTCTGTGGCTTTTTCAGTTTCTCCCAAGGTGTCTGGGACACACCTCCTCAGGCAGGAGGCAAGCCAAGCTCTCACCTCAGTTTTGGGAAACTGTCCTTGGAGAAGGCCTGAGACAGGGCCAAGTTCCCTTTGAGCTTCAGGTGCATCAGGCCTCCCAGCCCAGCCAGGGGCAGTGTGGTCAGCTGGTTGTCAGTCAGGTCCCTAGGACAGTGCATGATCAGGGTTATTGGCAGTCAGTGGGACTGCTGAGGGGGCGGGGCTTTGTTGAGGGTGTGGCCAGCATGCCTGGGATGAAGCAAGAGGGAAGGAGCAAAGAAGAGAAGTTAAGCACAGGGCATGTTGTATGCTCTGAAGCTTAGGGGTTTCTAGAGACCCCCCCTCTGTTAACTCAGCCACTCACTCATTCAACAAACCTTGGGTGACAGCTATGCATCAGGGGCTCTCCTAAATTAATGTCAAATTGTCCCATCTATAGGTAATAGAGCCCCACAACTGTAGCTTCTGTGTCTGGGTTCCCATCTAGGAACCCTTGCTCACTGCCCTGGGAGACCTCTCTGCTATTTGCCTATACCTCACGTATTCCCTTTGTT is part of the Mus musculus strain C57BL/6J chromosome 1, GRCm38.p6 C57BL/6J genome and encodes:
- the Lgr6 gene encoding leucine-rich repeat-containing G-protein coupled receptor 6 precursor yields the protein MHSPPGLLALWLCAVLCASARAGSDPQPGPGRPACPAPCHCQEDGIMLSADCSELGLSVVPADLDPLTAYLDLSMNNLTELQPGLFHHLRFLEELRLSGNHLSHIPGQAFSGLHSLKILMLQSNQLRGIPAEALWELPSLQSLRLDANLISLVPERSFEGLSSLRHLWLDDNALTEIPVRALNNLPALQAMTLALNHIRHIPDYAFQNLTSLVVLHLHNNRIQHVGTHSFEGLHNLETLDLNYNELQEFPLAIRTLGRLQELGFHNNNIKAIPEKAFMGSPLLQTIHFYDNPIQFVGRSAFQYLSKLHTLSLNGATDIQEFPDLKGTTSLEILTLTRAGIRLLPPGVCQQLPRLRILELSHNQIEELPSLHRCQKLEEIGLRHNRIKEIGADTFSQLGSLQALDLSWNAIRAIHPEAFSTLRSLVKLDLTDNQLTTLPLAGLGGLMHLKLKGNLALSQAFSKDSFPKLRILEVPYAYQCCAYGICASFFKTSGQWQAEDFHPEEEEAPKRPLGLLAGQAENHYDLDLDELQMGTEDSKPHPSVQCSPVPGPFKPCEHLFESWGIRLAVWAIVLLSVLCNGLVLLTVFASGPSPLSPVKLVVGAMAGANALSGISCGLLASVDALTYGQFAEYGARWESGLGCQATGFLAVLGSEASVLLLTLAAVQCSISVTCVRAYGKAPSPGSVRAGALGCLALAGLAAALPLASVGEYGASPLCLPYAPPEGRPAALGFAVALVMMNSLCFLVVAGAYIKLYCDLPRGDFEAVWDCAMVRHVAWLIFADGLLYCPVAFLSFASMLGLFPVTPEAVKSVLLVVLPLPACLNPLLYLLFNPHFRDDLRRLWPSPRSPGPLAYAAAGELEKSSCDSTQALVAFSDVDLILEASEAGQPPGLETYGFPSVTLISRHQPGATRLEGNHFVESDGTKFGNPQPPMKGELLLKAEGATLAGCGSSVGGALWPSGSLFASHL
- the Lgr6 gene encoding leucine-rich repeat-containing G-protein coupled receptor 6 isoform X1, yielding MHSPPGLLALWLCAVLCASARAGSDPQPGPGRPACPAPCHCQEDGIMLSADCSELGLSVVPADLDPLTAYLDLSMNNLTELQPGLFHHLRFLEELRLSGNHLSHIPGQAFSGLHSLKILMLQSNQLRGIPAEALWELPSLQSLRLDANLISLVPERSFEGLSSLRHLWLDDNALTEIPVRALNNLPALQAMTLALNHIRHIPDYAFQNLTSLVVLDLNYNELQEFPLAIRTLGRLQELGFHNNNIKAIPEKAFMGSPLLQTIHFYDNPIQFVGRSAFQYLSKLHTLSLNGATDIQEFPDLKGTTSLEILTLTRAGIRLLPPGVCQQLPRLRILELSHNQIEELPSLHRCQKLEEIGLRHNRIKEIGADTFSQLGSLQALDLSWNAIRAIHPEAFSTLRSLVKLDLTDNQLTTLPLAGLGGLMHLKLKGNLALSQAFSKDSFPKLRILEVPYAYQCCAYGICASFFKTSGQWQAEDFHPEEEEAPKRPLGLLAGQAENHYDLDLDELQMGTEDSKPHPSVQCSPVPGPFKPCEHLFESWGIRLAVWAIVLLSVLCNGLVLLTVFASGPSPLSPVKLVVGAMAGANALSGISCGLLASVDALTYGQFAEYGARWESGLGCQATGFLAVLGSEASVLLLTLAAVQCSISVTCVRAYGKAPSPGSVRAGALGCLALAGLAAALPLASVGEYGASPLCLPYAPPEGRPAALGFAVALVMMNSLCFLVVAGAYIKLYCDLPRGDFEAVWDCAMVRHVAWLIFADGLLYCPVAFLSFASMLGLFPVTPEAVKSVLLVVLPLPACLNPLLYLLFNPHFRDDLRRLWPSPRSPGPLAYAAAGELEKSSCDSTQALVAFSDVDLILEASEAGQPPGLETYGFPSVTLISRHQPGATRLEGNHFVESDGTKFGNPQPPMKGELLLKAEGATLAGCGSSVGGALWPSGSLFASHL
- the Lgr6 gene encoding leucine-rich repeat-containing G-protein coupled receptor 6 isoform X3, whose amino-acid sequence is MNNLTELQPGLFHHLRFLEELRLSGNHLSHIPGQAFSGLHSLKILMLQSNQLRGIPAEALWELPSLQSLRLDANLISLVPERSFEGLSSLRHLWLDDNALTEIPVRALNNLPALQAMTLALNHIRHIPDYAFQNLTSLVVLHLHNNRIQHVGTHSFEGLHNLETLDLNYNELQEFPLAIRTLGRLQELGFHNNNIKAIPEKAFMGSPLLQTIHFYDNPIQFVGRSAFQYLSKLHTLSLNGATDIQEFPDLKGTTSLEILTLTRAGIRLLPPGVCQQLPRLRILELSHNQIEELPSLHRCQKLEEIGLRHNRIKEIGADTFSQLGSLQALDLSWNAIRAIHPEAFSTLRSLVKLDLTDNQLTTLPLAGLGGLMHLKLKGNLALSQAFSKDSFPKLRILEVPYAYQCCAYGICASFFKTSGQWQAEDFHPEEEEAPKRPLGLLAGQAENHYDLDLDELQMGTEDSKPHPSVQCSPVPGPFKPCEHLFESWGIRLAVWAIVLLSVLCNGLVLLTVFASGPSPLSPVKLVVGAMAGANALSGISCGLLASVDALTYGQFAEYGARWESGLGCQATGFLAVLGSEASVLLLTLAAVQCSISVTCVRAYGKAPSPGSVRAGALGCLALAGLAAALPLASVGEYGASPLCLPYAPPEGRPAALGFAVALVMMNSLCFLVVAGAYIKLYCDLPRGDFEAVWDCAMVRHVAWLIFADGLLYCPVAFLSFASMLGLFPVTPEAVKSVLLVVLPLPACLNPLLYLLFNPHFRDDLRRLWPSPRSPGPLAYAAAGELEKSSCDSTQALVAFSDVDLILEASEAGQPPGLETYGFPSVTLISRHQPGATRLEGNHFVESDGTKFGNPQPPMKGELLLKAEGATLAGCGSSVGGALWPSGSLFASHL
- the Lgr6 gene encoding leucine-rich repeat-containing G-protein coupled receptor 6 isoform X2; amino-acid sequence: MHSPPGLLALWLCAVLCASARAGSDPQPGPGRPACPAPCHCQEDGIMLSADCSELGLSVVPADLDPLTAYLDLSMNNLTELQPGLFHHLRFLEELRLSGNHLSHIPGQAFSGLHSLKILMLQSNQLRGIPAEALWELPSLQSLRLDANLISLVPERSFEGLSSLRHLWLDDNALTEIPVRALNNLPALQAMTLALNHIRHIPDYAFQNLTSLVVLHLHNNRIQHVGTHSFEGLHNLETLDLNYNELQEFPLAIRTLGRLQELGFHNNNIKAIPEKAFMGSPLLQTIHFYDNPIQFVGRSAFQYLSKLHTLSLNGATDIQEFPDLKGTTSLEILTLTRAGIRLLPPGVCQQLPRLRILELSHNQIEELPSLHRCQKLEEIGLRHNRIKEIGADTFSQLGSLQALDLSWNAIRAIHPEAFSTLRSLVKLDLTDNQLTTLPLAGLGGLMHLKLKGNLALSQAFSKDSFPKLRILEVPYAYQCCAYGICASFFKTSGQWQAEDFHPEEEEAPKRPLGLLAGQAENHYDLDLDELQMGTEDSKPHPSVQCSPVPGPFKPCEHLFESWGIRLAVWAIVLLSVLCNGLVLLTVFASGPSPLSPVKLVVGAMAGANALSGISCGLLASVDALTYGQFAEYGARWESGLGCQATGFLAVLGSEASVLLLTLAAVQCSISVTCVRAYGKAPSPGSVRAGALGCLALAGLAAALPLASVGEYGASPLCLPYAPPEGRPAALGFAVALVMMNSLCFLVVAGAYIKLYCDLPRGDFEAVWDCAMVRHVAWLIFADGLLYCPVAFLSFASMLGLFPVTPEAVKSVLLVVLPLPACLNPLLYLLFNPHFRDDLRRLWPSPRSPGPLAYAAAGELEKSSCDSTQALVAFSDVDLILEASEAGQPPGLETIL